The DNA region GAGACATTCACCTCCAACACCGACGTTAAAGTGTACCGTGTTGCCGTAAGCTTCAGTATCTCAAGCACTTGTCTGTCATTGCCCTGCTGAGGCCGGTCGGCGTGCCTGTTTTGACTCTAGCGATGGCTAACTGACTGCCAAGAAAACTGTTGGGAGGCTTAGTAGCGGCGAGTTTACCTCGCCATAAGTCCAGTATTTGTAATACATGGCTGGCGACATAAAGCCGCCGCTACGTGCTTTTCAGTCGCCTGCCTAAAGGGTTTACGTAAAATTTTCATGACATTGGAAACTCACGTGCTATTTAGAGCTTCTGAGGGAAGTGGAGGAGGGCGAGTTGGTCGAAAGGTAGCCATCAGAGGTGACAGGAGAAGCAGGAAGCAGCACAATCTCGTGGAAGGATTCCGGCTGCCAAAGGGGGATCAAGATGCGCAAATACGAAATTAAGGGGATGCTCACCCTGCTCAGCGGGCTTTTTCTGCTGAGTTCCGGCCTGTTGCTGGCCAGCCCGCAGGAGACGCAAGGCAGAGATGACATTGCAATCACCACATCCATCCAGGCCAAGCTTTTCCAGGACCCGTCGCTCAAGATGCAGGACATCCAGGTGTCAACCCAGAACGGGGTTGTCACGCTGACCGGCACGGTCGAGACGCAGGACCAGCAGTCCGCGGTTGACCACATCGCCAGCATGGAACCCGGCGTGGTGAAAGTCATTGACAGCCTCAGCGTGAACGAATCGGCCTCAACACCTCCCGCCGACGTGGAGTCTTCGCAGTCTGCGCCTCCGCAGGCAGCAGATGAACCTCCGCAGGCGGCAGATGAGCCTCCGCAGACGGCAGATGTGCCTCCACAACCGGCGGCGCAGACGCACTCGTTCGGTGGCGATGCTCAGCAGCAGACCGTCCCCGCCAGCCTGCACCTGTCCTCCGGAACAATGATATCGGTACGGCTCAATCAGGGGATCTCGACCAACCGCAACAAGTCGGGCGATGCCTTTACGGCCACGCTTGAACAGCCTGTGGTTGTAAACGGCTGGGTGGTAGCGCGGCGCGGCCAGACTATCGAGGGCAGGGTTTTGAATGCGGTGAAGGGCGGGCGCGTTAAAGGGACCTCGAAACTGCAAATCGCCTTGACGAGATTGACGCTGGTGGACGGTCAGCAACTGCCTGTGCAGACCCAGTTCGTCCAGGCGTCCGGCGGCACCACCAGGGGGCGTGACGCGTCGGCCATCGGAACTACAACCGGCGCCGGCGCCGTGATTGGCGCAATCGCCGGAGCGGGAGAAGGCGCAGCCATCGGCGCGGGGATCGGCGCGGCAGCAGGCGTTGCCGGAGTCCTGTTGACCCGCGGACGGCCTACGGTGATTCCGCCTGAAGCGCTGCTGACCTTCCGCCTGGAAACTTCGGCGGACATCTCCACAGCACAGGCGCAGGCGGCCTTCCGTCCCGTGACCCAGCAGGACTATCCGCAGAATGCCTTGCAGCAGCGGCCTGGCCGGGCCTATCCGCCTCGTCCGCCCTATGGATATCCGATGGGGGGCTACTATGTCGGGCCGGGTTACTACTCACCCTACTGGGGCTGGGGACGTCCGTACTATGCACCCGGCTTCGTCTTCAACTTCCGCAGCGGCCGCGGTTGGCGCCGCTAAGCCTCTTCCCGCCGGGGCGGCCAGCCAACAACCTTATGCTCCCGCCCCCGCACTCGGCTCGGAGGCTGCTACGATCTCCGGGCATTATGCGAAACCTCGGGCCACAAGAGGGCGCGACTTCAGGGTCGCCTCTGAGCGCGGCCGAAAAACCACTTTGATGGGCATCAGCCTGTGACCGCCGGTTCCATGCCATGGCCGGAAACCAATTGCGGGTGTCGGGGCCGCGCAACCATGACTGAGCATGCGCCCAGAGC from Terriglobia bacterium includes:
- a CDS encoding BON domain-containing protein, whose translation is MRKYEIKGMLTLLSGLFLLSSGLLLASPQETQGRDDIAITTSIQAKLFQDPSLKMQDIQVSTQNGVVTLTGTVETQDQQSAVDHIASMEPGVVKVIDSLSVNESASTPPADVESSQSAPPQAADEPPQAADEPPQTADVPPQPAAQTHSFGGDAQQQTVPASLHLSSGTMISVRLNQGISTNRNKSGDAFTATLEQPVVVNGWVVARRGQTIEGRVLNAVKGGRVKGTSKLQIALTRLTLVDGQQLPVQTQFVQASGGTTRGRDASAIGTTTGAGAVIGAIAGAGEGAAIGAGIGAAAGVAGVLLTRGRPTVIPPEALLTFRLETSADISTAQAQAAFRPVTQQDYPQNALQQRPGRAYPPRPPYGYPMGGYYVGPGYYSPYWGWGRPYYAPGFVFNFRSGRGWRR